A single genomic interval of Lepisosteus oculatus isolate fLepOcu1 chromosome 12, fLepOcu1.hap2, whole genome shotgun sequence harbors:
- the orc4 gene encoding origin recognition complex subunit 4 isoform X2: MSKRKSKESTLTLGECISQAHKILRERCCHQKLPSKPFGVESQYEHLLELLRRTAVHGESNSVLIVGPRGAGKSMLLSCVLNELQKEKEVMENILLVHLNGLLQTDDRIALKEITRQLHLENVVGDKVFGSFAENLAFLLEALKKGDRSSSRPVLFTLDEFDLFAHHKNQTLLYNLFDISQSAQAPVAVVGLTCRLDVLELLEKRVKSRFSHRQIHLLSAFDFRKYLEIFQQQLSLPEDFPDRGFAEQWNESIKSLCDDRSVEDILQKHFHSSKDFRSLQRLLVLTLSRVTVSNPAVKPADLLEASRLCTMDSKANILHGLSVLELCLIIAMKHLSDIYDGEPYNFQMVHNEFKKFLQRKSHSIHNFEKPVVMKILKEPI, from the exons ATGAGTAAAAGAAAGTCTAAAGAGAGCACTTTAACACTGGGAGAATGTATTTCtcag GCTCACAAAATACTGAGGGAAAGGTGCTGTCACCAGAAACTCCCCAGCAAGCCCTTCGGAGTGGAGTCCCAGTATGA GCACCTGCTGGAGCTGCTGAGGCGAACGGCTGTCCATGGAGAGAGCAACTCTGTCCTTATCGTGGGCCCCAGGGGAGCAGGGAAGTCCATG CTCCTGAGCTGCGTCTTGAATGAATTGCAGAAGGAGAAAGAAGTGATGGAGAATATTTTACTGGTTCACTTGAATG GATTGTTGCAGACTGACGACAGAATTGCTCTTAAGGAGATCACCAGGCAGTTGCACTTGGAGAATGTGGTTGGAGACAAAGTTTTT gggaGTTTTGCAGAAAATCTTGCCTTTCTCCTTGAAGCTTTAAAGAAAG GAGACCGCAGCAGCAGCCGCCCCGTGCTGTTCACCCTGGATGAGTTTGACCTGTTCGCTCACCACAAGAACCAGACTCTTCTCTACAACCTCTTCGACATCTCCCAGTCAGCGCAGGCCCCTGTCGCGGTGGTCGGTCTAACCTGTCGGCTG GATGtgctggagctgctggagaagaggGTGAAGTCCAGATTCTCCCACAGGCAGATTCATTTGCTCAGTGCCTTCGATTTCCGGAAGTACCTGGagatcttccagcagcagctgagTTTGCCGGAGGACTTCCCCGACAGAGGGTTTGCCGAGCAGTGGAACGAGAGCATCAAG tctTTATGTGACGACAGATCAGTAGAAGATATCTTACAGAAGCACTTCCACTCCAGTAAAGATTTCCGATCCCTCCAAAGGCTGCTG GTGCTGACGCTGAGCCGAGTGACAGTGTCTAACCCAGCCGTCAAACCGGCAGATCTGTTAGAAGCCAGCCGCCTCTGCACGATGGACTCCAAAGCTAATATTCTGCATG GTCTCTCGGTCCTGGAGCTGTGCTTGATAATTGCCATGAAGCACCTGAGTGACATTTATGACGGGGAGCCCTACAACTTTCAGATGGTCCACAACG